Proteins from a genomic interval of Luteibacter pinisoli:
- a CDS encoding pilin produces MKNVQKGFTLIELMIVVAIIAILAAIAIPQYQNYIIRTQVSEGMNLADGAKTAVAEYYNNKGGWPSTNASAGLAAGTGSISGKYVTGVTTTGGKITAVFGNESNTKISSDVLVLSAYDKGGSIAWSCKNGTTISPAFLPTSCR; encoded by the coding sequence ATGAAGAACGTCCAGAAGGGCTTCACGCTCATCGAACTGATGATCGTGGTCGCCATCATCGCGATCCTGGCTGCTATCGCCATCCCGCAGTACCAGAACTACATCATCCGCACCCAGGTGTCGGAAGGCATGAACCTGGCTGACGGCGCCAAGACGGCCGTGGCTGAGTACTACAACAACAAGGGTGGCTGGCCGTCCACGAACGCCTCGGCAGGCCTCGCTGCAGGCACCGGCTCGATCTCCGGCAAGTACGTGACGGGCGTCACGACGACCGGCGGCAAGATCACGGCCGTATTCGGCAACGAATCCAACACGAAGATCTCCAGCGACGTGCTCGTGCTGTCGGCCTACGACAAGGGCGGCTCGATCGCGTGGAGCTGCAAGAACGGCACGACGATCTCGCCGGCCTTCCTGCCGACCTCCTGCCGCTAA
- a CDS encoding pilin codes for MRSPHRRGTAGFTLIELMIVVAIIAILAAIAIPQYKDYLIRSQASEGLMTAEGAKAAIWEFRHNTGYFPKSNQSAGLPGGASISGKYVSSVAIQGNGTVLIAYDNADANAILRPKTLTLSPIDGAGSIGWTCSSTLDNRYLPTVCRK; via the coding sequence ATGCGCTCGCCTCATCGGCGTGGTACCGCCGGTTTCACCCTTATTGAATTGATGATTGTCGTTGCGATCATCGCAATCCTGGCTGCTATTGCGATTCCGCAATACAAGGATTACCTGATTCGATCGCAGGCAAGCGAGGGCCTGATGACCGCCGAAGGCGCCAAGGCAGCCATCTGGGAGTTTCGCCACAATACGGGCTACTTTCCTAAGTCCAACCAGTCCGCCGGGTTGCCGGGAGGGGCGTCCATCTCGGGAAAATACGTTTCTTCAGTGGCCATTCAAGGGAACGGTACCGTGTTGATCGCGTACGACAACGCCGACGCCAACGCCATCCTTCGGCCAAAGACACTCACACTGTCTCCCATCGACGGCGCCGGGAGCATCGGGTGGACGTGCAGCTCAACCCTGGACAACCGCTACCTTCCGACCGTCTGCCGGAAGTGA